A window from Streptomyces sp. NBC_00271 encodes these proteins:
- a CDS encoding class I SAM-dependent RNA methyltransferase — MQAEPKKSLVGEEYEVEIGPVAHGGHCIARTAEGQVLFVRHALPGERVVARVTEGEEGARFLRADAVTILSASKDRVEAPCPYAGPGRCGGCDWQHAKPGAQRRLKGEVIAEQLQRLAGLTPEEAGWDGTVMPAEGDKLPAGEVPAWRTRVQYAVDADGNAGLRRHRSHEVEPIEHCMIAAPGVSELGIEERDWSGMASVDAIAATGSQDRMVILEPRPGARLPLVELDKPVSVMRVEEHDGGIHRVHGRAFVRERADGRTYRVGSGGFWQVHPMAADTLVKAVMQGLMPRKGEMALDLYCGVGLFAGALADRLGDKGAVLGIESGKRAVEDARHNLTAFERVRIEQGKVESVLPRTGITEVDLIVLDPPRAGAGKKTVEHLSSLGARRIAYVACDPAALARDLGYFRDGGYKVRTLRAFDLFPMTHHVECVAVLEPVAKAH; from the coding sequence ATGCAGGCAGAACCGAAGAAATCGCTGGTGGGGGAGGAGTACGAGGTCGAGATCGGCCCCGTGGCCCATGGCGGGCACTGCATCGCCCGTACGGCCGAGGGCCAGGTCCTCTTCGTCCGGCACGCCCTGCCCGGCGAGCGCGTCGTCGCGCGTGTCACGGAGGGCGAGGAGGGCGCGCGCTTCCTGCGCGCGGACGCGGTGACGATCCTCTCGGCGTCCAAGGACCGCGTCGAAGCGCCCTGCCCCTACGCCGGCCCCGGCCGCTGCGGCGGCTGCGACTGGCAGCACGCCAAGCCGGGCGCGCAGCGCCGCCTCAAGGGGGAGGTCATCGCCGAGCAGCTGCAGCGGCTCGCGGGCCTCACGCCCGAGGAGGCGGGCTGGGACGGCACGGTGATGCCCGCCGAGGGCGACAAGCTGCCCGCCGGCGAGGTCCCGGCCTGGCGCACGCGCGTCCAGTACGCCGTGGACGCGGACGGCAACGCCGGACTGCGCCGCCACCGCTCGCACGAGGTCGAGCCGATCGAGCACTGCATGATCGCGGCGCCGGGCGTGAGCGAACTCGGCATCGAGGAGCGCGACTGGTCCGGCATGGCCTCGGTCGACGCGATCGCCGCGACCGGCTCCCAGGACCGCATGGTCATCCTGGAGCCCCGCCCCGGCGCCCGCCTGCCCCTCGTGGAACTCGACAAGCCCGTCTCCGTGATGCGCGTCGAGGAGCACGACGGCGGCATCCACCGCGTCCACGGCCGCGCGTTCGTGCGCGAGCGGGCCGACGGCCGTACGTACCGCGTCGGCAGCGGCGGCTTCTGGCAGGTCCACCCGATGGCGGCCGACACCCTGGTCAAGGCCGTCATGCAGGGCCTGATGCCGCGCAAGGGCGAGATGGCGCTCGACCTGTACTGCGGCGTCGGCCTCTTCGCGGGCGCCCTCGCGGACCGCCTCGGCGACAAGGGCGCGGTCCTCGGCATCGAGTCGGGCAAGCGCGCGGTCGAGGACGCCCGGCACAACCTCACCGCCTTCGAGCGGGTCCGCATCGAACAGGGCAAGGTCGAGTCGGTCCTCCCGCGCACCGGCATCACCGAGGTCGACCTCATCGTCCTCGACCCGCCTCGCGCCGGCGCGGGCAAGAAGACGGTCGAGCACCTCTCCTCCCTGGGCGCCCGCCGCATCGCGTACGTCGCCTGCGACCCGGCGGCGCTCGCCCGCGACCTCGGGTACTTC